The following coding sequences are from one Chondrinema litorale window:
- a CDS encoding DMP19 family protein, producing MNGSFVQYFDNSYGMFAYETLRILEQINAKQIASILQQALKIVNFKSLDEHEFSSFVTSNILSDEMGDSLDYLDDQYMSYKILKILISS from the coding sequence ATGAATGGAAGTTTTGTGCAGTATTTTGATAACTCTTATGGTATGTTCGCATACGAAACACTGAGAATATTGGAGCAGATAAATGCCAAACAAATAGCCAGTATTCTCCAACAAGCTTTAAAGATTGTAAACTTTAAATCCTTGGATGAACATGAGTTTTCTAGTTTTGTAACAAGCAATATTTTGTCAGATGAAATGGGTGATAGCCTTGATTATCTTGATGACCAGTATATGAGTTACAAGATTCTGAAAATCTTGATAAGCTCTTAG
- a CDS encoding DUF4134 domain-containing protein: MKKIQSIIFLSVFYGSNNLLWAQGATGITTATTELKTYIDPVASLILIIGAVVGLIGGVRVYIKWNSGDQDVQKSIMGWFGSCLFLVLVGTVIKAFFSV; encoded by the coding sequence ATGAAAAAAATCCAATCAATTATTTTTTTATCTGTCTTTTATGGCAGCAATAATTTGCTCTGGGCTCAAGGAGCAACTGGTATTACCACTGCTACAACCGAGCTAAAAACTTATATCGATCCTGTTGCAAGCTTAATTTTAATTATTGGCGCTGTAGTAGGTTTAATAGGAGGTGTTAGGGTATACATCAAATGGAATTCAGGAGATCAAGATGTACAAAAATCTATTATGGGTTGGTTTGGCTCATGTTTATTTCTCGTTCTTGTAGGAACAGTTATTAAAGCATTCTTTTCTGTTTAA
- a CDS encoding GNAT family N-acetyltransferase translates to MIKVTDNYYRKLVVEILSQSFDDNKSVNYVIPQGNRRKNALIKLMEYSFDICLKFGEVWLSDDKKACSLVLFPDKKKDTFQTVLWDIKLALYIKAVKTLKREGKIKKHHPKEPFAYLWFVGVFPEAQNQGIGSKLLNDIIGEYERRELPIYLETSTEKNVPWYKKLGFQIFEEIQFTYKLFMLRRISA, encoded by the coding sequence ATGATTAAAGTAACTGATAACTATTATAGAAAACTTGTTGTGGAGATTTTAAGCCAATCTTTTGATGATAATAAAAGTGTTAATTATGTAATTCCACAAGGTAATAGAAGGAAAAATGCACTAATAAAACTGATGGAATACTCTTTTGACATTTGTTTGAAATTTGGAGAAGTATGGCTTTCAGATGATAAGAAGGCTTGCTCCTTGGTATTATTTCCAGATAAGAAAAAAGATACATTTCAAACTGTGCTTTGGGATATTAAACTGGCATTATACATTAAAGCAGTTAAAACTCTTAAGAGAGAAGGAAAGATTAAGAAACACCATCCCAAAGAGCCTTTTGCTTATTTATGGTTTGTTGGTGTGTTTCCAGAAGCACAGAATCAAGGCATTGGTAGTAAATTACTCAATGATATTATTGGAGAATATGAAAGAAGAGAACTTCCTATTTATTTAGAAACTTCAACAGAGAAAAATGTGCCTTGGTACAAAAAGTTAGGGTTTCAAATATTTGAGGAAATACAATTCACATACAAACTATTTATGCTCAGAAGAATATCAGCTTAA
- a CDS encoding plasmid transfer protein — protein sequence MREIIDEGMLDLLGGMYSSMEISYLFFAAEVQGLCAIFMFLHFGVKSYGMMVGDQRLQVLPLLRPFAIAMVVIFWGQFVSIINEVTGIITNTSKVVFEMKVSTIDALQLERMELIDDIATKLIESSAELENVQESDDESWYETLGVDFSSLLDPIKGYYIIIISKFRFMLVQLIEFLVLTIFQVSTYIVFFLQAIFSAVLVTFGPFSFAISILPAFKDAYVHWLSRFVAVALYSAIGYLVLFLSLTIVQYGMMQEIEFLKYVMDNEAAFIAYVSSNDGGTSFYIIGLLLGSLGMLSVPVISTWIVATSGVGSAITGALHGATRMVTIGR from the coding sequence ATGAGAGAAATAATAGATGAAGGTATGCTGGATTTACTTGGAGGGATGTATTCTTCAATGGAAATTAGCTATCTATTTTTTGCTGCAGAAGTTCAGGGACTTTGTGCCATTTTTATGTTTTTACATTTTGGTGTAAAAAGTTATGGGATGATGGTTGGTGATCAACGCTTGCAAGTCCTTCCCTTATTAAGACCCTTTGCTATAGCAATGGTAGTAATCTTTTGGGGTCAGTTTGTTAGTATTATAAATGAAGTAACTGGAATAATAACTAATACTTCTAAAGTTGTATTCGAAATGAAGGTTAGTACAATTGATGCTTTGCAACTTGAAAGAATGGAGCTTATTGATGACATAGCCACAAAACTTATTGAATCTAGTGCCGAATTAGAAAATGTACAGGAAAGTGACGATGAATCTTGGTATGAAACATTAGGAGTCGATTTTAGTAGCCTTCTTGATCCGATTAAAGGCTATTACATTATTATTATATCCAAGTTTAGATTTATGTTAGTTCAACTCATAGAATTTTTGGTTTTAACTATTTTTCAGGTGAGTACTTATATTGTCTTTTTCTTACAGGCTATTTTTTCAGCTGTGTTAGTTACATTTGGTCCATTCTCATTTGCTATAAGTATACTCCCTGCTTTTAAAGATGCATATGTACATTGGTTATCTCGATTTGTTGCAGTTGCACTTTATTCAGCCATAGGTTATTTAGTACTTTTTTTATCTCTTACCATTGTACAATATGGTATGATGCAGGAGATAGAGTTTTTAAAATATGTGATGGATAATGAAGCTGCTTTTATAGCTTATGTTTCATCTAATGATGGTGGTACTAGTTTCTACATAATCGGATTATTACTTGGTTCATTGGGTATGCTTTCAGTACCTGTAATTAGTACTTGGATAGTAGCTACATCAGGAGTAGGAAGTGCAATTACTGGGGCATTGCATGGAGCAACCAGAATGGTCACAATAGGAAGATAA
- a CDS encoding DUF6943 family protein, producing the protein MYLIQSYSVNSSLQADFYIQSKGVNAGKPMREPSANCFIVLTDRSQLLPDYFYYMVLAAFNTGIFRKYLSGSVIPFLTQKDFSKALLEYYKRGG; encoded by the coding sequence ATGTATCTTATTCAAAGCTATTCAGTCAATTCTTCTTTACAAGCAGACTTTTATATCCAATCAAAAGGAGTCAATGCTGGTAAACCAATGCGAGAGCCATCAGCAAATTGTTTCATTGTTTTAACGGATAGATCCCAGTTACTACCAGACTATTTTTACTATATGGTATTAGCAGCTTTCAACACAGGTATATTCAGAAAATATCTTTCCGGCAGTGTAATTCCATTTTTAACTCAAAAAGATTTTTCAAAAGCACTTTTAGAGTATTACAAGAGAGGAGGATAA
- a CDS encoding ParA family protein: MIISILNMKGGVGKTTTTLNLGYALAQQGYKTLLIDNDPQGNLTTGIGIEEYEQTVTDTYLNGILPIHQLSEKLHVIPADITLSTVYNELSNKVDANFRLFKSLKAVNKDYDYILIDNRPDAGILASNSILASDQFMYLVKSGDAYSLNGILTFEEIIEEQVKPLLELQGRNINLLGVLINQTKNTNVSQHIEDQLVDYFKEKVFDTKVRINSAIQEAVVLKISVIEHAPKSNGALDFTTLAHEVVKRTKGKKATIQTA, encoded by the coding sequence ATGATAATTTCAATTTTAAATATGAAAGGCGGAGTAGGTAAAACTACTACAACTTTAAACCTCGGTTATGCTCTGGCTCAACAGGGTTATAAAACATTACTAATAGACAATGACCCTCAAGGTAATTTAACTACTGGTATAGGTATCGAAGAATACGAGCAAACAGTAACTGACACATATTTAAATGGAATTCTTCCTATCCATCAACTTTCTGAAAAATTACATGTAATTCCTGCCGATATTACATTATCCACTGTTTATAATGAATTAAGCAATAAAGTTGATGCTAATTTCAGGCTTTTTAAGAGCTTGAAAGCTGTTAATAAAGACTACGACTACATTTTAATAGATAATAGGCCAGATGCGGGTATTTTAGCTTCAAATTCAATTTTGGCTTCAGATCAATTCATGTATTTAGTTAAATCTGGTGATGCTTACAGTTTAAATGGTATTCTAACTTTCGAAGAAATAATAGAAGAACAGGTTAAACCCCTACTTGAATTACAAGGCAGAAACATTAACCTTTTAGGTGTTTTAATTAATCAAACTAAAAACACTAATGTTAGCCAGCACATCGAAGATCAGTTAGTAGATTACTTTAAAGAAAAAGTTTTCGATACAAAAGTTAGAATTAATTCTGCCATACAAGAGGCTGTAGTATTAAAAATAAGTGTAATTGAGCATGCTCCTAAAAGTAATGGTGCATTAGATTTTACTACCTTGGCTCATGAAGTAGTAAAACGCACAAAAGGTAAAAAAGCAACCATCCAAACAGCATAA
- a CDS encoding TraG family conjugative transposon ATPase, with amino-acid sequence MSTTKSKTFESPFVGINKSGKYDILYSANGDYSVILQCNNSVLQYAADREAFYFFHNTFQNIIKVLGEGYILQKQDILSKCCFEAKVEGDFLSKKYQHHFKGRSFIKQTTYLIITKKVKRSAFFSYDSRIFDVFLKNIEKVIEILRNGGFSPQLLDEGSIKLQLKRMMVFDFENQHFSVNNLQAFEEKIKIGKKEIVSMSLVDIDEVNLPNDIKPYREINDMGYAFPVDLMSFLVDVNDFDNIVYNQVIRVPEQTIELSKLRAKKKRHDSMPDPANIISSNDIEAILKDVAENNQLLVYAHFNIAVMADELNMSKAINFIESSLFKNGIIPSKNAYNQLELFKTCLPGNAGMLQHYDEFLTTFDAAICFLFKEKLATSEASRFQIYFTDRQGVPIAIDTSDLPIDTNRINNRNKFVLGPSGSGKSFFMNHLVRQYYLHNMDIILVDTGHSYSGICDYYGGKYITYSEEKPITMNPFRINRQEYNEEKKEFLKSLVALLWKGADGEINQVESTVLTDVVAAYYKDYYGNESLDSQYLSFNSFYEYSLEKIDEIIKKEVITFDLQSYKYILKQFYKGGEYEVILNDSVDNSLFDETFIVFEIDAIKDHKILFPITTIIIMDVFLQKMRHKKNRKALIIEEAWKAIASPMMANYILYVYKTVRKFWGEATVVTQELDDIIGNQIVKDSIINNSDTICLLDQTKFKDNYNEISKLLSLNEKERLKIFTVNNLNNKAGRSRFKEVYIKRGAIGEVYGVEVSLYEYLTYTTERKEKDALKRYLDKYGDHVTALEYFISDLEISQLSLSSFVDEVNSNKIPLLESNSI; translated from the coding sequence ATGAGCACAACAAAATCAAAAACATTTGAGTCTCCATTTGTAGGAATTAATAAGTCAGGAAAATATGATATTTTATATTCAGCAAATGGAGATTATTCGGTAATACTCCAATGTAATAATTCAGTTTTGCAATATGCAGCTGATAGGGAGGCTTTTTATTTTTTTCATAATACCTTTCAAAACATCATTAAAGTATTGGGTGAAGGATATATTCTTCAAAAACAAGATATACTTTCAAAATGTTGCTTTGAAGCTAAGGTTGAAGGAGATTTTTTATCTAAAAAGTATCAGCATCATTTTAAAGGCAGGAGTTTTATTAAACAGACTACTTATTTAATTATTACTAAAAAGGTTAAACGATCTGCTTTTTTCAGCTATGACTCAAGAATTTTTGATGTATTTCTTAAGAATATAGAAAAAGTGATTGAGATTTTAAGAAATGGTGGTTTTAGTCCTCAACTACTTGATGAAGGCTCAATTAAACTACAACTTAAAAGGATGATGGTGTTTGACTTTGAAAATCAGCACTTTTCAGTTAATAATTTACAAGCTTTCGAAGAAAAAATAAAGATTGGAAAGAAGGAAATAGTATCTATGTCATTGGTTGATATAGATGAAGTTAATCTGCCAAATGATATTAAACCTTATCGTGAAATAAATGATATGGGTTATGCATTTCCTGTGGACTTAATGAGCTTTTTAGTTGATGTAAACGACTTTGATAACATTGTTTACAATCAAGTAATAAGAGTTCCTGAACAAACAATTGAACTTTCTAAACTTAGGGCAAAGAAAAAAAGGCATGATTCTATGCCAGATCCAGCTAATATTATTTCTTCAAATGATATTGAAGCTATACTTAAAGATGTAGCAGAAAATAATCAACTTTTGGTTTACGCTCATTTCAATATTGCTGTAATGGCAGATGAACTGAATATGAGTAAGGCGATTAATTTTATAGAAAGTAGTCTTTTTAAAAATGGGATAATACCTTCAAAAAATGCTTATAACCAGTTGGAGTTATTTAAAACATGTCTTCCTGGTAATGCAGGCATGTTGCAACATTATGATGAGTTTCTAACTACTTTTGATGCAGCTATTTGCTTTTTGTTTAAAGAGAAATTGGCTACAAGTGAAGCTTCACGTTTTCAAATTTATTTTACAGATAGGCAAGGTGTTCCAATAGCAATTGATACTAGTGATCTACCAATAGATACTAATCGGATTAATAATCGTAACAAGTTTGTATTGGGACCATCTGGTTCTGGAAAATCTTTCTTTATGAACCATTTAGTGAGGCAGTATTACTTGCATAACATGGATATTATACTGGTAGATACAGGACATAGTTATTCAGGTATTTGTGATTACTATGGTGGGAAATACATTACCTATTCAGAAGAAAAACCTATTACCATGAATCCATTCAGGATTAATAGGCAAGAATATAACGAGGAAAAGAAGGAATTTTTAAAATCATTAGTAGCGCTTTTATGGAAAGGTGCAGATGGTGAAATTAATCAAGTAGAGAGTACTGTGTTGACTGATGTTGTTGCTGCATATTACAAAGATTATTATGGTAATGAGTCACTGGATAGCCAGTATTTATCTTTTAATTCTTTTTATGAATATTCATTAGAGAAAATTGATGAGATTATTAAAAAAGAAGTAATAACGTTTGATCTACAATCTTATAAATACATTTTAAAACAGTTTTATAAAGGAGGAGAATACGAAGTAATATTAAATGATAGTGTTGATAATAGCCTTTTTGATGAAACTTTTATTGTTTTTGAGATTGATGCTATCAAAGATCATAAAATACTTTTTCCAATTACCACCATAATTATTATGGATGTCTTTCTTCAAAAAATGAGGCATAAAAAAAACAGAAAGGCTCTAATTATTGAAGAAGCTTGGAAAGCAATAGCATCTCCAATGATGGCTAACTATATATTATATGTCTATAAAACAGTAAGAAAATTTTGGGGAGAAGCTACAGTAGTAACTCAGGAGCTAGATGATATTATTGGTAACCAAATTGTAAAAGATAGTATAATTAATAATTCAGATACAATTTGTCTACTAGATCAAACCAAGTTTAAAGATAACTACAATGAAATATCCAAGTTGCTTTCTTTAAATGAAAAGGAAAGGCTTAAAATATTTACTGTCAATAATTTGAATAATAAAGCTGGAAGGTCAAGGTTTAAAGAGGTTTATATTAAAAGAGGAGCAATAGGAGAGGTTTATGGTGTTGAAGTATCACTTTATGAGTACTTGACTTACACTACTGAGAGAAAAGAAAAAGATGCTCTAAAAAGGTACTTAGACAAGTATGGAGATCATGTAACCGCACTTGAATACTTTATCTCTGACTTAGAAATATCTCAGTTAAGTCTTTCAAGTTTTGTTGATGAGGTAAATAGTAACAAAATACCCTTATTAGAATCGAATTCTATTTAA
- a CDS encoding ParA family protein, giving the protein MKIIIANQKGGVGKTTHCILFSNFLTSKMGQEILILDMDFQSSIKTMWDEDKERYENRSLYEVIDLGLDSFSQIKDKLASVDGHVIIDLPGKIDDDNLIAVFKSVDLVICPFSYDKITVESTLIFAQVVKHVNPSLQIVFIPNRLKPNVKYELMQQVNNLLNGFGTIAPKVSDRIAFQRINTVSTAPEIVPQTEETYGYIFDNFFN; this is encoded by the coding sequence ATGAAAATAATCATCGCAAATCAGAAAGGGGGAGTCGGAAAAACTACTCACTGCATTTTATTTTCAAATTTTCTTACTTCAAAAATGGGGCAGGAAATTTTAATTCTTGATATGGATTTTCAATCAAGTATTAAAACAATGTGGGATGAAGATAAAGAAAGGTATGAAAATAGATCGCTATATGAAGTAATAGACTTAGGCTTAGATAGCTTTTCGCAAATAAAAGATAAACTAGCTAGTGTTGATGGGCATGTCATTATTGATCTACCTGGAAAAATAGATGATGATAATCTCATTGCAGTTTTCAAATCAGTTGATCTTGTGATATGTCCTTTTAGCTATGATAAAATTACTGTTGAATCTACTTTAATATTTGCCCAGGTTGTAAAGCATGTAAATCCTTCTTTACAAATAGTATTTATACCGAATAGGCTAAAGCCAAATGTTAAATACGAACTTATGCAGCAAGTAAATAATTTATTAAATGGCTTTGGAACCATAGCCCCCAAAGTTTCAGATCGTATAGCTTTTCAAAGAATTAACACAGTATCAACAGCACCTGAAATTGTTCCTCAAACTGAAGAAACCTATGGATACATTTTTGACAATTTTTTTAACTAG
- a CDS encoding plasmid transfer protein, which yields MKLFFQLSVLCIFSSLPVFSQQAVVDFGVITTLVTNHKAQQTVLKKIKKSEGEIATAQKTIAVQMSAIKEIEEKMYKSLTNVAYLVKTVKELTYANEIAKDIGKYQSEMISMAGEDPELMLVAVKAEAALINRTKDLLEYILFSLAGGDANMMNHKERMDIMRYVVTELRIMRGIAYGVYRRMRVAQIAGVMKVLNPFGSYVNNGKAIAQTILKDLEEIKGKID from the coding sequence ATGAAGCTATTTTTTCAACTATCGGTATTATGTATATTTTCTTCTTTACCAGTGTTTAGCCAACAAGCAGTAGTTGACTTTGGAGTAATCACTACATTGGTTACAAATCATAAAGCTCAGCAAACTGTATTAAAGAAGATTAAGAAAAGTGAAGGGGAAATAGCAACTGCACAAAAAACCATAGCTGTTCAAATGTCTGCTATCAAAGAAATAGAAGAGAAAATGTATAAATCTCTAACAAATGTAGCCTACTTAGTAAAGACAGTAAAAGAATTAACTTATGCTAATGAGATAGCTAAAGATATCGGGAAGTATCAATCTGAAATGATTAGTATGGCTGGAGAAGATCCAGAATTAATGCTGGTTGCAGTAAAAGCAGAAGCAGCTTTGATAAATCGGACTAAAGATTTATTGGAATATATTTTATTTAGTCTGGCAGGTGGAGATGCAAATATGATGAATCATAAAGAGCGTATGGATATCATGAGATATGTTGTGACAGAATTAAGGATTATGAGAGGGATTGCTTATGGAGTTTATAGAAGAATGAGAGTAGCACAAATCGCAGGAGTAATGAAGGTCTTAAATCCTTTTGGTTCCTATGTAAATAATGGAAAAGCTATAGCTCAAACCATTTTGAAGGATTTAGAAGAAATTAAAGGAAAAATAGATTGA
- a CDS encoding DUF5712 family protein, which produces MYIDFSGGSIGADNKGSVKNLTNYLEKEQKLLEKEGRSREFFFNLHTDNILKYEVDKAIDGQKKSGLGKKDAKFYMISINPSEKEQNHFKNDPEKFKNWVQKEYMPQLIRDFKRKGLESDNVNIFGKLEYNRYYKGNDDDVKNGKVKSGQKKVGSNMHVHIIIGRKSIDGKFKLSPNANSRKVGKQGAAKNAGFDRNEHKVFVEQSFDKTFNYKRDISESFALREELNKVSSVEQKAIILENYKRKFEENERSKALNQPRLRKLL; this is translated from the coding sequence ATGTACATAGATTTCTCTGGAGGAAGTATAGGTGCAGATAATAAAGGGAGTGTAAAAAACCTGACAAACTATTTAGAGAAGGAACAAAAATTATTGGAAAAGGAGGGAAGATCAAGAGAGTTTTTCTTTAATCTGCATACAGATAATATTTTAAAGTACGAGGTGGATAAGGCAATAGATGGTCAGAAGAAAAGTGGTTTAGGGAAGAAGGATGCCAAGTTTTATATGATATCAATAAATCCATCAGAAAAGGAACAAAACCATTTTAAGAATGATCCAGAAAAGTTTAAAAACTGGGTTCAGAAAGAATATATGCCTCAATTGATTAGAGATTTTAAACGAAAAGGATTAGAGTCTGATAATGTTAATATTTTCGGTAAGCTGGAATATAACAGGTATTACAAAGGAAATGACGATGATGTTAAAAATGGAAAAGTTAAATCAGGTCAAAAGAAGGTAGGTAGTAATATGCATGTGCATATTATTATTGGGAGGAAAAGTATAGATGGAAAGTTTAAGTTGAGTCCTAATGCTAATTCAAGAAAAGTTGGGAAACAAGGAGCTGCAAAAAATGCCGGGTTTGATCGTAATGAACATAAGGTCTTTGTTGAGCAGAGTTTCGATAAAACTTTTAATTATAAAAGGGATATATCGGAGTCATTTGCTTTACGAGAAGAATTAAACAAAGTATCGTCAGTTGAACAGAAAGCAATTATTTTAGAAAATTATAAAAGAAAGTTTGAGGAGAATGAAAGATCAAAAGCATTAAACCAACCAAGGTTAAGAAAACTGTTATAG
- a CDS encoding BfmA/BtgA family mobilization protein, translated as MSKLKAVPLEETTHSSLVKLCKDHNRKLKEFTAQMISYFEKTGIDPVDSEATDLKETIKLLRKENNRVIGFIKQQEKTKLNPVLDELARSTQEFRKKADQLDKVGELSKKITQLINKEVSDNRKHLEKAEVLFLNYLEKQRLVFGTGKIKQDNLQELNSTYLAYFKTLKDL; from the coding sequence ATGTCAAAACTCAAAGCAGTTCCTTTAGAGGAAACTACTCATTCTTCTTTGGTCAAACTTTGTAAAGACCATAATAGAAAATTAAAAGAATTTACTGCACAGATGATCAGTTACTTTGAAAAAACTGGTATAGATCCTGTTGATTCAGAAGCTACAGATTTAAAAGAAACCATTAAACTTTTAAGAAAAGAGAACAACAGAGTAATTGGATTTATAAAGCAACAAGAAAAAACCAAGTTAAATCCTGTGTTGGATGAGTTAGCGAGATCTACTCAAGAGTTTAGAAAAAAAGCAGATCAACTTGATAAAGTAGGTGAATTATCAAAAAAAATAACCCAACTAATTAACAAAGAAGTAAGTGATAATAGAAAACATCTTGAAAAAGCAGAAGTGTTATTCTTAAATTACTTAGAAAAACAGCGATTAGTTTTCGGTACTGGAAAAATAAAACAGGATAATCTACAAGAATTAAATAGTACTTACCTAGCGTATTTTAAAACTTTAAAAGACTTATAA
- a CDS encoding ParB N-terminal domain-containing protein translates to MANFKSKIKTVDSVLTKKPKKKLPVLIKDSNDIEILNELQVFIPPLQEEEFKLLEKSLVEEGVRDPIVVWKEKNVIVDGHNRWDIILKHSLKDYSIKEMSFDSIDETKQWMLNNQLGKRNITTAQRSYLRGMRYLMTKKSHGGNYMPSSQNENSLKDDSEKASSQNENLKTNEKIAKQFDTSVSTIMRDADFAKGLENIGLSNPELKRDILIGKVKANKGLITDFAKVENPEKMKVTSVSDLAVALPAKKTTKTKTSNTTKFQKELLKLIPKLNDKTKDDTWDKVYALLDSIKKGE, encoded by the coding sequence ATGGCAAACTTTAAATCTAAAATCAAAACAGTTGATTCTGTTTTAACAAAGAAACCAAAGAAGAAATTACCTGTACTTATCAAAGACAGTAACGATATTGAAATTCTAAATGAGTTACAGGTCTTTATTCCTCCTTTACAAGAAGAGGAATTTAAGTTGTTAGAAAAAAGTCTGGTTGAAGAAGGTGTACGTGATCCAATAGTAGTCTGGAAAGAAAAAAATGTGATTGTTGATGGGCATAATAGATGGGACATTATTTTAAAACACAGTCTTAAAGACTATTCTATAAAAGAGATGTCTTTTGATTCAATTGATGAAACCAAACAATGGATGTTGAATAATCAATTGGGTAAACGAAATATTACTACTGCTCAAAGAAGTTACTTGAGAGGTATGCGATATCTCATGACGAAAAAGAGTCATGGAGGTAATTATATGCCGAGTTCTCAAAATGAAAACTCGCTCAAAGATGACTCTGAAAAAGCGAGTTCTCAAAATGAAAACTTGAAGACTAATGAGAAAATTGCCAAGCAATTTGATACCTCTGTAAGCACAATTATGAGAGATGCCGATTTTGCTAAAGGATTAGAAAATATCGGTTTAAGTAATCCTGAATTAAAGAGAGATATTTTAATAGGAAAAGTAAAAGCTAACAAAGGATTAATAACAGACTTTGCTAAAGTTGAGAATCCTGAAAAAATGAAAGTAACATCTGTATCAGATCTAGCTGTTGCTTTACCTGCTAAAAAGACAACTAAAACAAAAACAAGCAACACCACAAAATTTCAGAAAGAACTATTAAAACTGATTCCCAAGTTAAATGATAAAACCAAAGATGATACTTGGGATAAAGTATATGCCTTGTTAGATAGCATAAAAAAGGGAGAGTAG